Proteins found in one Asterias rubens chromosome 12, eAstRub1.3, whole genome shotgun sequence genomic segment:
- the LOC117297946 gene encoding transmembrane protein 59-like, whose protein sequence is MATRQIFSAIILLAVVGHICASTTPQSAFKNVLEDVSSCKDSCERTYSVHTYPEKTHLPACQRGCRLFSIMEFAEDDFIDFNNTKEMCKEACIEAYNDKGEMNACHQGCQNEVPFATQKRKEWSEEEPNVHILTPVLAIQTLCQRFSQFASYRLSSWLVYMQGDNGEMYIFQSQPEIDIFTADPKFQEEFDFGKTLGNLETNLEVLNDHDSTDYPQRDEFMDDGYGWLDCVSKKSGLPRWLLGITILLSALAMIWLCCVTTATAPDHRISPKKVAVYNDLNYLKDRKKDFIHPVLIKSIPAKAVIAKEDEDDDDLLILEVEVKPQQTKI, encoded by the exons atggcaacgAGACAGATATTTAGTGCAATCATTTTGCTGGCTGTTGTTGGCCATATATGCGCCTCAACTACCCCTCAAAGTGCTTTTAAGAATGTATTAGAAGACGTGTCGTCATGTAAGGATTCATGTGAGCGAACTTATTCGGTGCATACTTATCCAGAG AAGACTCATCTGCCAGCATGTCAGCGAGGCTGTCGGCTCTTCTCCATCATGGAGTTTGCCGAAGACGACTTCATAGACTTCAATAACACCAAGGAAATGTGCAAAGAGG CATGTATCGAAGCGTATAACGATAAAGGGGAGATGAATGCCTGCCACCAAGGATGTCAAAATGAAGTCCCATTTGCTACACAGAAGCGGAAAGAG TGGTCAGAGGAGGAGCCCAACGTACACATCTTGACTCCAGTGTTAGCGATCCAAACGTTGTGTCAACGCTTCTCACAGTTTGCCAGTTATCGTCTGAGTTCCTGGCTCGTTTACATGCAGGGAGATAATGGAGAGATGTACATATTCCAGTCCCAGCCTGAGATCGATATCTTCACTGCAGATCCAAAATTCCAAGAAGAATTCG ATTTCGGGAAAACACTGGGCAATCTAGAGACCAACTTGGAGGTTCTAAATGACCACGACTCGACAGACTACCCCCAGCGCGATGAGTTCATGGATGATGGCTACGGGTGGTTGGATTGCGTATCCAAGAAGTCGGGGCTCCCTCGTTGGCTGCTCGGTATCACGATACTACTGTCTGCGCTAGCGATGATATGGCTATGTTGTGTTACCACGGCTACTGCACCAGACCACCGTATTTCCCCAaag AAAGTGGCAGTTTACAACGACCTGAACTACCTCAAGGACAGGAAGAAGGACTTTATTCATCCCGTTCTTATCAAGAGTATCCCAGCTAAGGCGGTCATCGCTAAGGAGGATGAGGACGACGATGATCTGCTTATACTGGAGGTCGAGGTGAAACCTCAGCAGACCAAGATCTAA
- the LOC117297920 gene encoding non-specific lipid-transfer protein-like translates to MTGKRRVFVVGVGMTKFEKPGRRDDFDYPDMAKESGTKALQDAGIGYSSIEQAVVGYVYGDTTCGQRALYQLGMTGIPMYNVNNACATGSSALYLAKQLVEGGMADCVMALGFEKMQRGSLKAQYEDRTNPMDKHMEVLMSNHDLQASPITAQMFGRAGIEHMDKYGTTADHIAKIAYKNHKHSTNNPYSQFQKEYSLADIKNAPMVFAPLTKLQCCPTSDGSAAAVLCSEDFVKKHNLQARAVEIIGMQMATDLPSTFEENSIMKMVGYDMTKKAADDLYRKTGVHPSQIDVVELHDCFAANELITYEALGLCPPGKAGELIDRGDNTYGGKYVINPSGGLISKGHPLGATGLAQCAELCWQLRGEAEKRQVPGAKLALQHNIGLGGAAVVTLYKMGFPERQSARIQPRLTAAETFKCEPLFNLIEEHLKGSGKAIAKKVDARFGFKVTAGPGGKSAFWLIDLKDGATSVVRDGKDKVDVTFTMKDADLVQMMMGKLQPQSAFFTGKLKISGAMKYATKLQSIIPKNMTIKSKL, encoded by the exons ATGACAGGAAAAAGAAGAGTCTTCGTGGTTGGAGTAGGCATGACAAAG TTTGAGAAACCGGGTCGTCGCGATGATTTTGACTACCCAGACATGGCGAAGGAATCAGGAACCAAGGCCTTACAAGATGCTGGTATCGGCTACAGCAGCATTGAGCAGGCCGTCGTTGGCTACGTCTATGGAGACACAACTTGCGGACAGCGAGCCCTATACCAACTGGGCATGACAGGCATTccaatgtacaat GTGAACAATGCATGTGCCACTGGATCGTCAGCCTTGTACTTGGCCAAGCAGCTTGTTGAAGGAGGTATGGCTGACTGTGTCATGGCTCTTGGCTTTGAGAAAATGCAGCGGGGCTCACTCAAAGCACAG tatgAGGACAGGACCAATCCGATGGATAAACACATGGAAGTGCTCATGAGTAACCATGATCTACAAGCCTCACCAATCACAGCCCAGATGTTTGGCCGAGCTGGCATAGAGCATATGGACAAATATG GTACAACTGCAGACCACATTGCAAAAATAGCCTACAAAAACCACAAGCATTCTACAAACAACCC TTATTCACAATTTCAAAAGGAATATTCTTTGGCAGACATTAAGAACGCTCCGATGGTCTTCGCACCTCTCACCAAGTTACAGTGCTG CCCGACCTCTGATGGTAGTGCAGCTGCCGTCCTCTGTAGCGAAGACTTCGTCAAGAAACACAATCTGCAAGCCAGGGCAGTGGAAATAATCGGTATGCAGATGGCGACAGACTTACCCAGCACCTTTGAAGAGAACAGCATTATGAAGATG GTTGGGTACGACATGACAAAGAAAGCGGCTGATGATCTGTATCGCAAGACTGGTGTCCATCCGTCACAGATCGACGTCGTTGAGTTACATGATTGCTTTGCTGCTAACGAGCTAATCACATATGAAGCCCTGGGTCTTTGCCCTCCAG GGAAAGCCGGTGAGTTGATTGACAGAGGGGACAACACCTATGGAGGGAAGTATGTCATCAATCCCAGCGGGGGACTCATCTCAAAGGGGCATCCCCTCGGGGCAACAG GTTTAGCCCAGTGTGCAGAGCTTTGTTGGCAATTACGAGGAGAGGCCGAGAAGAGACAGGTTCCCGGAGCCAAACTAGCTTTGCAGCACAACATCGGATTAGGAGGCGCTGCAGTGGTGACATTATACAAAATGGGCTTTCCTGAACGACAAAG CGCACGTATCCAGCCCAGGCTGACTGCAGCAGAGACCTTCAAGTGTGAACCACTCTTCAATCTCATCGAGGAACATTTGAAAGGG TCGGGTAAAGCCATCGCTAAGAAAGTTGACGCCCGGTTTGGGTTCAAGGTGACTGCAGGGCCTGGAGGAAAGTCTGCATTCTGGCTCATCGACCTGAAGGACGGAGCAACCTCTGTTGTGCGGGACGGCAAAG ATAAAGTAGACGTTACATTCACCATGAAAGACGCAGACCTTGTTCAGATGATGATGGGAAAACTACAACCCCAATCG GCATTCTTCACTGGGAAGCTGAAAATATCCGGGGCGATGAAGTATGCCACCAAATTACAGTCGATTATTCCAAAGAATATGACCATCAAGTCCAAACTATAA